One window of Pieris rapae chromosome 14, ilPieRapa1.1, whole genome shotgun sequence genomic DNA carries:
- the LOC111004310 gene encoding transmembrane emp24 domain-containing protein 2: MKSSNRRIVFLLSICSVITASNSYTITVDAHAEECFFENVDADTKMGLTFEIAEGGFLDIDVKITGPDGAVIYTGQRESSGMYTFSAATSGRYTYCFSNQMSTMTPKVVMFNFEVGDAPAKKAGEKEDDANHNKLEDMIKELGTTLKTVKHEQEYMQVRDRIHRDINESTNSRVVMWSIFEACVLLIMTFGQVYYLKRFFEVQRVV, from the exons atgaaaagctCAAATAGACGCATAGTTTTCTTACTATCTATCTGTTCAGTAATAACAGCTAGTAACAGTTATACCATTACAGTCGATGCTCATGCAGAagaatgtttttttgaaaatgtagaTGCCGATACTAAAATGG GCTTAACATTTGAAATAGCTGAAGGAGGTTTCTTAGATATAGATGTTAAGATAACAGGACCTGATGGAGCTGTCATATACACAGGACAAAGGGAATCATCTGGAATGTACACATTCTCAGCAGCAACATCTGGGCGCTATACATATTGTTTTAGCAATCAAATGTCCACTATGACACCAAAG GTAGTAATGTTCAATTTTGAAGTGGGTGATGCTCCAGCCAAAAAAGCAGGTGAAAAAGAAGATGATGCAAATCACAATAAGTTAGAAGATATGATTAAAGAATTGGGAACTACTCTAAAAACTGTAAAACATGAACAAGAGTACATGCAG GTTCGTGACCGCATTCATCGTGACATCAATGAGAGCACAAACTCTAGAGTTGTTATGTGGTCTATATTTGAGGCGTGTGTTCTTCTCATTATGACATTTGGGCAAGTGTATTACCTTAAAAGGTTCTTTGAAGTCCAACGTGTTGTGTAA